In the genome of Pseudomonas sp. HS6, one region contains:
- a CDS encoding 2-oxoglutarate and iron-dependent oxygenase domain-containing protein, with the protein MNSLPIIDISPLYSTDQNAWSAVAEQIDHACREWGFFYIKGHPISAQRINALLDHARHFFALPTAEKLKIDITQTRHHRGYGAIATEQLDPDKPSDLKETFDMGLHLPADHPEVLAAKPLRGPNRHPAIPGWETLMEQHYLDMQALAQTLLRAMTLALGIERDFFDTRFNEPVSVLRMIHYPPRHTASSAEQQGAGAHTDYGCITLLYQDAACGLQVKNVKGQWIDAPPIDGTFVVNLGDMMARWSNDRYRSTPHRVISPLGVDRYSMPFFAEPHPDTCIECLPGCQDAHYPAKYPTTTCAEFLLSRFADTYAYRREQEAV; encoded by the coding sequence ATGAACAGCCTTCCGATCATCGACATCTCGCCGCTCTACTCTACCGACCAGAACGCCTGGTCCGCCGTCGCCGAACAGATCGACCACGCCTGCCGCGAATGGGGCTTCTTCTACATCAAGGGTCATCCGATTTCTGCGCAGCGCATCAATGCCTTACTCGATCATGCCCGGCACTTCTTTGCATTGCCGACAGCGGAAAAACTCAAGATCGACATCACCCAAACCCGTCATCACCGCGGCTACGGTGCCATCGCCACCGAGCAACTCGACCCGGACAAACCCAGCGATCTGAAGGAAACCTTCGACATGGGCCTGCACCTGCCGGCCGATCACCCCGAGGTGCTGGCAGCAAAACCCTTGCGCGGCCCCAACCGTCATCCGGCCATTCCCGGTTGGGAAACGCTGATGGAACAGCATTACCTCGACATGCAGGCCCTCGCGCAAACCCTGCTGCGGGCCATGACTTTAGCGCTGGGCATCGAGCGCGACTTCTTCGATACACGCTTCAACGAGCCAGTCAGCGTATTGCGAATGATCCATTACCCGCCGCGTCACACCGCCAGCTCCGCCGAGCAGCAAGGTGCCGGCGCGCACACCGATTACGGCTGCATAACGCTGTTGTATCAGGACGCGGCCTGCGGCTTGCAGGTGAAAAACGTAAAAGGTCAGTGGATCGACGCCCCGCCCATCGACGGCACATTCGTGGTCAACCTCGGCGACATGATGGCGCGCTGGAGCAACGACCGTTATCGCTCGACCCCGCACCGGGTGATCAGCCCGCTCGGCGTGGATCGCTACTCGATGCCGTTCTTCGCCGAACCGCACCCGGACACATGTATCGAATGCCTGCCCGGTTGTCAGGACGCACACTATCCCGCGAAATACCCGACCACTACCTGCGCCGAATTCCTGCTGTCGCGCTTCGCCGATACCTACGCCTATCGACGGGAGCAGGAAGCGGTGTGA
- a CDS encoding zinc-binding alcohol dehydrogenase family protein, producing the protein MKAIAYYASLPISDEKSLQDIELPEPVAGPRDLLVEVKAISVNPVDTKVRQNVAPEGGAAKVLGWDVAGVVKSVGSEVTLFKAGDKVYYAGSIARAGGNSELHVVDERIVGHMPKTLGYAEAAALPLTAITAWELLFERLQIREGNTDEGQSLLIVGAAGGVGSILTQLASQLTGLKVIGTASRPQTRDWVTELGADRVIDHSQPLSEELKRAGLGHVTHVASLTQTDQHLDQLVEALAPQGKLALIDDPKSLDVTKLKRKSLSLHWEFMYTRSLFETPDMIEQHKLLNRVADLIDAGTLKTTVGEHFGTINASNLRRAHELLESGKAKGKIVLESF; encoded by the coding sequence ATGAAAGCCATCGCCTATTACGCGTCCCTGCCGATCAGCGACGAAAAATCCCTGCAAGACATCGAGCTGCCGGAGCCGGTAGCCGGCCCGCGCGACCTGCTGGTGGAAGTCAAAGCGATTTCGGTCAACCCGGTCGATACCAAGGTTCGCCAGAATGTCGCGCCAGAAGGCGGCGCCGCCAAAGTGCTGGGCTGGGACGTGGCCGGTGTGGTCAAGTCGGTCGGCAGTGAAGTGACACTGTTCAAGGCAGGCGACAAGGTGTACTACGCCGGCTCCATCGCCCGGGCCGGTGGCAACAGTGAACTGCACGTGGTCGATGAACGGATTGTCGGCCATATGCCGAAAACCCTCGGTTACGCCGAAGCCGCGGCCCTGCCGCTGACCGCCATTACGGCGTGGGAGTTGCTGTTCGAACGTCTGCAAATTCGCGAAGGCAACACTGACGAAGGTCAGAGCCTGCTGATCGTCGGCGCGGCCGGTGGCGTGGGTTCGATCCTGACCCAACTGGCCAGCCAGTTGACCGGGCTCAAAGTGATCGGCACCGCCTCTCGCCCACAAACCCGCGACTGGGTCACAGAGCTGGGCGCCGACCGGGTGATCGATCACAGCCAGCCGTTGAGCGAAGAACTGAAACGCGCCGGCCTCGGCCACGTGACCCATGTCGCCAGCCTGACCCAGACCGATCAGCATCTGGACCAACTGGTCGAGGCGCTGGCGCCGCAAGGCAAACTGGCGTTGATCGATGATCCGAAGTCGCTGGACGTGACCAAGCTCAAGCGCAAGAGCCTGTCGCTGCACTGGGAGTTCATGTACACCCGCTCGCTGTTCGAAACGCCGGACATGATCGAGCAGCACAAATTGCTCAACCGGGTGGCCGACCTGATCGATGCCGGGACGTTGAAGACCACGGTGGGCGAGCACTTCGGCACGATCAACGCGAGCAATCTGCGCCGTGCCCATGAGTTGCTGGAAAGCGGCAAGGCCAAGGGGAAAATTGTTTTAGAAAGTTTCTAA
- a CDS encoding 8-oxoguanine deaminase yields the protein MPATRIWLKNPLAIFTANGLDARGGLVLQDGVITEVLGAGQQPSTPCNEVFDAREHVILPGLINTHHHFYQTLTRAWAPVVNQPLFPWLKTLYPVWARLTPEKLALATKVALAELLLSGCTTAADHHYLFPDGLENAIDVQVETVRELGMRAMLTRGSMSLGEKDGGLPPQQTVQEGQVILDDSQRLIHEYHERGDGAQIQIALAPCSPFSVTPEIMSASAELANKLDVRLHTHLAETLDEEDFCLQRFGLRTVDYLDSVGWLGPRTWLAHGIHFNPDEIARLGAAGTGICHCPSSNMRLASGICPSIDLTDAGALFGLGVDGSASNDASNMILEARQALYIQRLRYGAEKITPERVLGWATKGSASLLGRTDIGELAVGKQADLALFKLDELRFSGSHDPISALLLCGADRADRVMVGGKWRVVDGQVEGLDLKGLIADHSQAARQLIAGT from the coding sequence ATGCCTGCGACCCGTATCTGGTTAAAAAATCCCCTCGCCATTTTCACGGCCAACGGCCTCGATGCACGTGGCGGTCTGGTGCTGCAAGACGGTGTGATCACCGAAGTGCTCGGCGCCGGCCAACAGCCGTCGACCCCGTGCAATGAAGTGTTCGATGCCCGTGAACACGTGATCCTGCCGGGCCTGATCAACACCCATCACCACTTCTATCAGACCCTGACCCGCGCCTGGGCGCCGGTGGTCAATCAGCCGTTGTTCCCGTGGCTGAAAACCCTGTATCCGGTCTGGGCGCGCCTGACGCCTGAAAAACTCGCCCTCGCCACCAAGGTTGCGCTGGCCGAGTTGCTGTTGTCGGGTTGCACCACCGCCGCCGATCACCACTACCTGTTCCCGGATGGCCTGGAAAACGCCATCGACGTGCAAGTCGAAACCGTGCGTGAACTGGGCATGCGCGCCATGCTCACCCGCGGTTCGATGAGCCTCGGCGAGAAGGACGGCGGCCTGCCTCCGCAGCAGACCGTGCAGGAAGGCCAGGTAATTCTCGACGACAGCCAGCGGCTGATTCACGAGTACCACGAGCGTGGTGACGGCGCGCAAATCCAGATCGCGCTGGCGCCATGCTCACCGTTCTCGGTGACCCCGGAAATCATGTCCGCCAGCGCCGAACTGGCGAACAAACTCGATGTGCGCCTGCACACTCACCTCGCCGAAACCCTCGACGAAGAAGATTTCTGCCTGCAACGCTTCGGCCTGCGCACCGTGGATTATCTGGACAGCGTCGGCTGGCTCGGCCCGCGCACCTGGCTGGCCCACGGCATCCATTTCAACCCCGACGAAATCGCCCGCCTCGGCGCGGCCGGCACCGGCATCTGCCATTGCCCGAGCTCGAACATGCGTCTGGCGTCCGGCATCTGCCCGAGCATCGACCTGACCGATGCCGGTGCACTGTTCGGTCTGGGTGTGGATGGCTCGGCCTCCAACGATGCGTCGAACATGATCCTCGAAGCGCGTCAGGCCCTGTACATCCAGCGCCTGCGTTATGGTGCCGAGAAGATCACCCCGGAACGTGTGCTGGGTTGGGCGACCAAGGGTTCGGCGAGCTTGCTGGGCCGTACCGACATCGGCGAACTGGCGGTCGGCAAACAGGCGGATCTGGCGTTGTTCAAGCTCGATGAGCTGCGCTTCTCCGGAAGTCATGACCCGATCTCGGCATTGCTGTTGTGCGGTGCGGACCGCGCGGATCGCGTGATGGTCGGCGGCAAGTGGCGCGTGGTTGACGGGCAGGTTGAAGGGCTGGATCTCAAAGGCCTGATTGCCGATCACAGCCAGGCGGCTCGGCAGTTGATTGCCGGCACCTGA
- a CDS encoding adenosine deaminase gives MYDWLNALPKAELHLHLEGSLEPELLFALAERNKIALPWSDVETLRKAYAFNNLQEFLDLYYQGAGVLRTSQDFYDLTWAYLLRCKEQNVIHTEPFFDPQTHTDRGIPFEVVLNGIAAALKDGEQQLGITSGLILSFLRHLSEDEAQKTLDQALPFRDAFVAVGLDSSEMGHPPSKFQRVFDRARHEGFLTVAHAGEEGPPEYIWEAIDLLKIQRIDHGVRAIEDERLMQRIIDEQIPLTVCPLSNTKLCVFDHMSQHNILDMLERGVKVTVNSDDPAYFGGYVTENFHALHTHLGMTQDQAKRLAQNSLDARLVKP, from the coding sequence ATGTACGACTGGCTCAACGCCCTGCCCAAGGCCGAACTGCACCTGCACCTCGAAGGTTCGCTGGAGCCCGAGCTGCTGTTCGCCCTGGCCGAACGCAACAAGATCGCCCTGCCGTGGAGCGACGTCGAAACCCTGCGCAAGGCTTACGCCTTCAACAATTTGCAGGAATTCCTCGACCTGTATTACCAGGGCGCCGGCGTGCTGCGCACCTCCCAGGATTTCTACGACCTGACCTGGGCCTACCTGCTGCGCTGCAAAGAACAGAACGTGATCCACACCGAACCATTCTTCGATCCGCAGACCCACACCGACCGTGGCATCCCGTTCGAAGTGGTGCTCAACGGCATCGCCGCCGCGCTGAAGGACGGCGAGCAGCAACTGGGCATCACCAGCGGTTTGATCCTGAGCTTCCTGCGCCACCTGAGCGAAGACGAAGCGCAGAAAACCCTCGACCAGGCGCTGCCGTTCCGTGATGCGTTCGTCGCCGTAGGCCTGGACAGCTCCGAGATGGGTCACCCGCCGAGCAAGTTCCAGCGCGTGTTCGACCGTGCCCGTCACGAAGGCTTCCTGACCGTCGCCCACGCCGGCGAAGAAGGCCCGCCGGAGTACATCTGGGAAGCCATCGACCTGCTGAAAATCCAGCGCATCGACCATGGCGTGCGCGCCATCGAAGACGAGCGCCTGATGCAGCGGATCATCGACGAGCAGATCCCGCTGACCGTGTGCCCGCTGTCGAACACCAAGCTCTGCGTGTTCGATCACATGTCGCAGCACAACATCCTCGACATGCTCGAGCGCGGCGTGAAGGTCACGGTGAACTCCGATGACCCGGCGTATTTCGGCGGTTATGTCACCGAGAACTTCCATGCGCTGCACACGCACCTGGGCATGACTCAGGATCAGGCCAAACGCCTGGCACAGAACAGCCTGGATGCGCGGTTGGTAAAACCGTAA
- a CDS encoding calcium:proton antiporter: protein MLTILKQESFLLLALIAALVAYPLEHWLLHSGQIVALTGGLVLIAFIVAASMRVAHQAELLAEKVGDPYGTMILTLAAVLVEVVILAIMMSNEASPTLVRDTIYSAVMLDINGILGLAALMGGIKHGEQSYNDDSARSYSVMILTAMGVSMVVPEFIPEANWKIYSAFTIGAMVVLYALFLRMQVGPHSYFFSYSYPDKRRKKEPVEQEPKPVSLALSIGILVFGVVVIGALAEVMSKTLDLGLEGTGAPPVITAILVAAISAAPEILTALRAALANRMQSVVNIAMGASLSTVILTVPVMEAMALYTGQPFQMAMTPVQTVMIFITLIVSAINLNDGETNAIEGMTHFVLFATFIMLSLLGL from the coding sequence ATGCTCACGATCCTCAAGCAAGAAAGCTTTCTGCTGCTGGCTCTGATCGCCGCTCTCGTGGCGTATCCGCTGGAACACTGGTTGCTGCACAGTGGCCAGATCGTCGCCCTGACCGGCGGGCTGGTGTTGATCGCATTCATCGTCGCCGCCTCGATGCGCGTCGCCCATCAGGCAGAACTGCTCGCGGAAAAGGTCGGCGACCCGTACGGCACGATGATCCTGACCCTCGCCGCCGTGCTGGTGGAAGTGGTGATCCTGGCGATCATGATGAGCAACGAAGCCTCGCCGACCCTGGTGCGCGACACGATCTATTCGGCGGTCATGCTCGACATCAACGGCATCCTCGGTCTCGCCGCATTGATGGGCGGGATCAAGCATGGCGAGCAGTCCTACAACGATGATTCGGCCCGCAGTTACAGCGTGATGATCCTCACCGCCATGGGCGTGTCGATGGTGGTGCCGGAGTTCATTCCCGAGGCCAACTGGAAAATCTATTCGGCGTTCACCATCGGCGCGATGGTGGTGCTTTATGCGTTGTTCCTGCGCATGCAGGTCGGGCCGCACAGCTACTTTTTCAGCTACAGCTACCCGGACAAACGTCGCAAGAAAGAGCCCGTGGAACAAGAGCCGAAACCGGTCAGCCTGGCGCTGTCGATCGGCATTCTGGTCTTTGGTGTGGTGGTGATCGGCGCACTGGCCGAAGTGATGTCCAAGACCCTCGATCTGGGCCTGGAAGGGACGGGCGCACCGCCGGTGATCACGGCGATTCTGGTGGCGGCGATCTCGGCAGCGCCGGAGATTTTGACCGCGTTGCGTGCAGCGTTGGCCAACCGTATGCAATCGGTGGTCAACATTGCGATGGGCGCTTCGTTATCGACGGTGATTTTGACGGTGCCGGTGATGGAAGCGATGGCGCTCTACACGGGGCAGCCGTTTCAGATGGCGATGACGCCCGTGCAGACGGTGATGATCTTCATCACGCTGATCGTCAGCGCGATCAACCTCAATGACGGGGAGACCAATGCCATTGAGGGCATGACCCATTTTGTGTTGTTTGCGACGTTCATCATGTTGTCGCTGCTCGGCCTTTGA
- a CDS encoding putative quinol monooxygenase encodes MSQPFTAIATLIAKPGQQDALEQHLRALIEPTRAEAGCGQYDLHQDLANPLAFYMIEQWASDEALQAHDDSAHIQHFRAQAAGFLEHFELKRLRAIA; translated from the coding sequence ATGTCCCAGCCATTCACCGCCATCGCCACCCTGATCGCCAAACCTGGCCAGCAGGACGCCCTCGAACAGCATCTGCGCGCACTGATCGAACCGACCCGCGCGGAAGCCGGTTGCGGCCAATACGACCTGCACCAGGACCTCGCCAACCCGCTAGCCTTTTACATGATCGAGCAGTGGGCCAGTGACGAAGCCCTGCAGGCCCACGATGACAGCGCACATATCCAGCATTTCCGGGCGCAGGCCGCAGGCTTCCTCGAACACTTCGAGCTCAAGCGTCTGCGCGCCATCGCCTGA
- a CDS encoding LysR family transcriptional regulator yields the protein MLRFDDLQLFVRAADLGSLSAAARVMDMSAAVASAALKRIEQQLGARLLARSTRSLRLTSEGEGFLEYARAALSNLDEGRRLLASGQDQVSGILQLSAPSDFGRNLLLPWLDEFQREHPKLTVRLLLGDRIADLFRQPVDIALRYGEPEDSSLIALPIAAQNRRVLCASPGYLAKHGEPTQLEQLAQHNCLLYMLGSRVHDHWSFHDGKREVGLTVSGDRFSDDADVVRLWAVAGAGIAYKSWLDVADDVLTGRLKVLLPGLLCERAPLNLLCAHRAQLSKPVNLLREMLASRCAELSSRFPVFPHVDH from the coding sequence ATGCTGCGTTTCGATGACTTGCAGTTGTTTGTCCGGGCGGCGGATCTGGGCAGCCTGTCGGCGGCGGCCCGGGTGATGGACATGTCCGCCGCCGTGGCCAGCGCGGCGCTCAAGCGCATCGAGCAACAACTCGGCGCACGGTTGCTGGCGCGTTCCACCCGCAGTCTGCGCCTGACCTCCGAGGGCGAAGGCTTCCTCGAATACGCTCGGGCGGCGCTGAGCAATCTGGATGAGGGCCGTCGTCTGCTGGCCAGCGGTCAGGATCAGGTCAGCGGGATTCTGCAACTGTCGGCACCGTCGGATTTCGGCCGCAACCTGCTGCTGCCGTGGCTCGACGAATTTCAGCGTGAACACCCGAAACTGACCGTGCGCCTGTTGCTGGGCGACCGCATCGCCGACCTGTTTCGCCAACCGGTGGACATCGCCTTGCGCTACGGCGAACCGGAAGACTCCAGCCTGATCGCGTTACCCATCGCCGCGCAGAACCGTCGGGTGCTTTGCGCCTCCCCCGGCTATCTGGCGAAACACGGCGAGCCGACTCAACTGGAGCAGCTCGCGCAGCACAATTGTCTGCTGTACATGCTGGGCAGTCGGGTGCATGACCATTGGAGTTTTCATGACGGCAAACGCGAGGTCGGCCTGACTGTCAGTGGCGATCGCTTCAGCGATGATGCCGATGTGGTGCGTTTATGGGCCGTCGCGGGGGCGGGCATCGCTTACAAGTCGTGGCTGGATGTGGCCGACGACGTGCTCACCGGGCGCCTGAAAGTGCTGCTGCCAGGGTTGCTCTGCGAGCGGGCTCCGCTGAATTTGTTGTGCGCCCATCGCGCACAGTTGAGTAAGCCGGTGAACCTTTTGCGGGAGATGCTCGCCAGCCGTTGCGCCGAATTGAGTAGCCGATTTCCCGTTTTTCCGCATGTTGATCATTAG
- a CDS encoding MFS transporter, producing the protein MDTGSFSAADRLERLPVSGYHRIIFIIIALAFFFDSMDLAMMTFLLGSIKTEFGLSSAEAGLLASSSFFGMVLGASLSGLLADRFGRKPVFQWSIVLWGLASYLCSTAQMVESLTLFRILLGIGMGMEFPIAQSMLSELIPAKRRGRYIALMDGFWPLGFVAAGVLSYFLLPLIGWRDIFLVLAVPAVFVLAIRFFIPESPRWLEQAGKHDAADKVLCAIEDRVRASLGGATLPEPVRLPRVITPPGNFLSALGQIWSPQYRQRTMMIWSLWFFALLGFYGLTSWLSALLQQSGFAVTQSVYYTVLISLGGIPGFLMAAWLVERWGRKPVCIVTLLGGGVMAFLYGQSAVFGGNVGLLIGTGLLMQFFLFGMWAVLYTYTPELYPTSARATGSGFASAIGRVGSLLGPLITGLVFPITGQGGVFALGALCFAVAAGVVWLFGMETRGKTLEELTEAVVR; encoded by the coding sequence ATGGACACAGGAAGCTTCAGCGCGGCAGATCGACTGGAACGCCTGCCGGTCAGCGGTTATCACCGGATCATATTCATCATCATCGCCCTGGCGTTTTTCTTCGACTCCATGGATCTGGCGATGATGACCTTCCTGCTCGGCTCGATCAAAACCGAATTCGGCCTGAGCAGCGCCGAAGCCGGGCTACTCGCCAGTTCGAGTTTTTTCGGCATGGTGCTGGGCGCATCGCTGTCAGGATTGCTGGCTGATCGTTTCGGTCGCAAACCGGTATTTCAGTGGAGCATCGTGTTGTGGGGCTTGGCCAGCTACCTGTGCTCCACGGCGCAGATGGTCGAGAGCCTCACGCTGTTCCGCATCCTGCTGGGGATCGGCATGGGCATGGAGTTTCCGATTGCCCAATCGATGCTGTCGGAACTGATACCGGCCAAGCGTCGCGGGCGATACATTGCCTTGATGGACGGCTTCTGGCCGCTGGGTTTTGTCGCTGCCGGAGTTCTGTCGTATTTCCTGCTGCCGCTGATTGGCTGGCGCGACATCTTTCTGGTGCTGGCGGTGCCGGCGGTCTTTGTATTGGCGATCCGTTTTTTCATTCCCGAGTCGCCACGCTGGCTGGAGCAGGCGGGCAAGCATGACGCGGCGGACAAGGTGCTGTGTGCAATTGAGGATCGGGTGCGGGCGTCGCTCGGCGGGGCTACGTTGCCGGAGCCGGTTCGCCTGCCTCGGGTGATCACGCCACCGGGCAACTTCCTGTCGGCCCTCGGCCAGATCTGGTCGCCGCAGTACCGACAGCGCACGATGATGATCTGGAGCCTGTGGTTCTTTGCGCTGCTCGGGTTCTATGGACTGACGTCCTGGCTCAGTGCGTTGCTGCAACAATCGGGGTTCGCGGTCACCCAGTCGGTGTACTACACGGTGTTGATTTCCCTCGGCGGGATTCCAGGTTTTCTGATGGCGGCGTGGCTGGTGGAGCGCTGGGGGCGTAAGCCGGTGTGCATCGTCACGTTGCTTGGCGGCGGGGTGATGGCGTTTCTGTATGGCCAGAGTGCGGTGTTTGGCGGCAATGTCGGATTGCTGATCGGCACGGGTCTGTTGATGCAGTTTTTCCTGTTCGGCATGTGGGCGGTGCTCTACACCTACACGCCGGAGTTGTATCCGACCTCGGCGCGGGCGACGGGCTCGGGTTTCGCCTCGGCTATCGGGCGCGTGGGATCGTTGCTCGGGCCGCTGATCACCGGTCTGGTGTTCCCGATCACCGGGCAGGGCGGGGTGTTTGCACTGGGGGCGTTGTGCTTTGCGGTGGCGGCGGGGGTGGTGTGGTTGTTCGGGATGGAGACCCGGGGCAAGACGCTGGAAGAGTTGACTGAAGCGGTTGTGCGCTGA
- a CDS encoding helix-turn-helix transcriptional regulator, which yields MEHAPCISQIATLLADPKRSAMMWALMDGSARQTEELALLAGLSPSSASAHLGRLSAGGLLKVEARGRKRFFRLAAPEIGAAIEALASATLASAPREIPDVFKRTTPIARPQSAPSSLLRARFCDDHLGGTLAADLYQRLLDAGWIEQLEHRVVVTHKGSTQLASRGVFIQALAHRNVQVACACPDWSERRPHMGGSLGAALLQLFMQSGWLMLPNDSRALQLTAAGQREIHRFARETELEMAF from the coding sequence ATGGAACATGCACCTTGCATCAGCCAGATCGCCACGTTGCTGGCCGATCCCAAACGCAGCGCGATGATGTGGGCGTTGATGGATGGCTCGGCCCGGCAGACCGAGGAGCTGGCGCTGCTGGCGGGGCTGTCGCCCTCTTCAGCCAGTGCGCATCTGGGGCGCTTGTCCGCTGGCGGTCTGTTGAAGGTCGAGGCTCGCGGGCGCAAGCGCTTCTTCCGTCTGGCAGCTCCCGAAATCGGCGCGGCCATCGAGGCGTTGGCAAGCGCCACTCTTGCCAGCGCTCCACGGGAGATTCCCGATGTGTTCAAGCGCACCACACCCATCGCCAGGCCCCAGTCCGCGCCATCGTCCCTGCTGCGTGCGCGTTTTTGCGATGATCATCTGGGCGGTACGCTGGCGGCCGACCTGTACCAGCGCCTGCTCGATGCCGGCTGGATTGAACAGCTTGAACATCGGGTGGTGGTCACCCATAAGGGCTCGACACAGTTGGCCAGTCGTGGGGTCTTCATCCAGGCGCTGGCTCATCGCAATGTTCAGGTGGCTTGCGCGTGCCCGGACTGGAGTGAACGACGCCCGCACATGGGTGGTTCGCTGGGCGCAGCGTTATTGCAGCTGTTCATGCAGTCCGGCTGGTTGATGCTGCCCAATGACTCCCGCGCCCTGCAACTGACGGCGGCGGGACAGCGGGAAATTCATCGATTCGCCCGGGAAACCGAGCTGGAAATGGCGTTTTAG
- a CDS encoding BMP family ABC transporter substrate-binding protein, with amino-acid sequence MQKRPMQTLLCIAMGLGLSLGASAADPLKVGFVYIGPIGDHGWTYQHEQGRKALAEKLGTQITTNYVENVAEGADAERVIRNMAKDNYDLIFTTSFGYMNPTVKVAKQFPKVTFEHATGYKQDKNLGTYLARTYEGRYVGGFLAAKMTKTKKIGYVASFPIPEVIRDINAIQLALNKYNPGTEIKVVWVNSWFDPGKEADAANALIDQGVDVVFQHTDSPAPIQAAERRGVYAVGYASDMAHFGPKAVLTSIVNDWAPHYIQATQSVIDHNWKSQDYWGGLKEGTVELPISDLVPAPVKAEAEQIIADIKSGALQPFTGPIKDQAGVEKIPAGVSATNVELASMNYYVEGMKAEMPK; translated from the coding sequence ATGCAAAAACGTCCAATGCAAACACTGCTGTGCATCGCCATGGGCCTTGGCCTCAGCCTGGGCGCCAGTGCCGCCGATCCACTGAAAGTCGGCTTCGTCTACATCGGCCCCATCGGCGACCACGGTTGGACGTATCAGCATGAACAGGGGCGCAAGGCGCTGGCGGAAAAGCTCGGCACGCAGATCACCACCAACTACGTTGAGAACGTCGCCGAAGGCGCCGACGCCGAGCGGGTGATCCGCAACATGGCCAAGGACAACTACGACCTGATCTTCACCACCTCTTTCGGCTACATGAACCCGACGGTGAAAGTCGCCAAACAGTTTCCCAAAGTGACCTTCGAGCACGCCACCGGCTACAAGCAGGACAAGAACCTCGGCACCTATCTCGCGCGCACTTATGAAGGCCGTTATGTCGGTGGTTTCCTCGCGGCGAAAATGACCAAGACCAAAAAGATCGGCTACGTCGCCTCGTTCCCGATCCCGGAAGTGATCCGCGACATCAACGCCATCCAGCTGGCCCTGAACAAGTACAACCCCGGCACCGAAATCAAAGTGGTTTGGGTCAACTCCTGGTTCGATCCGGGTAAAGAGGCCGACGCTGCCAACGCGCTGATCGATCAGGGCGTGGACGTGGTGTTCCAGCACACCGACAGCCCGGCGCCGATCCAGGCCGCCGAACGACGTGGTGTGTATGCCGTGGGCTACGCTTCCGACATGGCGCATTTCGGCCCGAAAGCCGTGCTGACCTCAATCGTCAACGACTGGGCGCCGCATTACATTCAGGCGACCCAGAGCGTGATCGACCACAACTGGAAATCCCAGGACTATTGGGGTGGGTTGAAGGAAGGCACGGTCGAATTGCCGATCAGCGATCTGGTGCCGGCGCCGGTGAAGGCCGAAGCCGAGCAGATCATTGCCGACATCAAGAGCGGCGCCCTGCAACCGTTCACCGGGCCGATCAAGGATCAGGCCGGGGTCGAGAAAATCCCGGCAGGGGTCAGCGCGACCAATGTGGAACTGGCGTCGATGAATTACTACGTCGAAGGGATGAAGGCCGAGATGCCGAAGTAA